The genome window GGCCACGAGATAGCGGCCCGCCTCCTGAAGCTGGGCAATGACATCGCCAGGATCGGCTTGCATGCGTCACTTCCCTTCTCGCTAGCGGCGCGCAGCGGATTCCCGATCGCGCGCGGCGAGCACGGCTTGCACCCGTGCCATGCCCAGCCGTGGACTGGACAGGCACTTCTGCTGCGCGGCCTGCGGCAGCGACGGAACCACGCGCGCCATCGACGCCTGAGCCAGCACGACCACATCGACGGATGCCGCAAGGTCCCCCAGCGCCTCGGCGAGATCCGCATCGTGTCCCGCAGCGTCGCCCGCGACGAGCTTCTGGTAGGCCGTGTCAACCAGCAGCGGCACGATCACGGCATCGGCGCTGGCCTTGCGCTGCACCAGGAGCATCGTTGGGCTGAGCGTGGTCGCAAGCGTCGCCACAACTCCGATCCGCCGCCCGCGCCGCGCGGCCTCTTCGGCCATCGCCTCGTCGATGCGGACCACAGGAATGGCGACCTGCTGCTGCATCTGCGGTACGACCTCACCCACCGATGAGCAGGCGCTGAGGATAATCGCAGCGCCCACGTCCTCGGCGAAGCGGGCGTAGTGCCGGAGGCGATCCGCGACGGCGCTGACATCGCCGCCATTGCGCCGAAGCTGCGGAAGGATCGAGTCGTCAACAAAATTGATCACCTCGCATTGGGGG of Herpetosiphonaceae bacterium contains these proteins:
- a CDS encoding aspartate/glutamate racemase family protein, translating into MRHTLAIIHTTAVTVEPLRALAAELLPQCEVINFVDDSILPQLRRNGGDVSAVADRLRHYARFAEDVGAAIILSACSSVGEVVPQMQQQVAIPVVRIDEAMAEEAARRGRRIGVVATLATTLSPTMLLVQRKASADAVIVPLLVDTAYQKLVAGDAAGHDADLAEALGDLAASVDVVVLAQASMARVVPSLPQAAQQKCLSSPRLGMARVQAVLAARDRESAARR